tgcactcaatgtatcccacaatgggtgcactacatagggtacagcgatgctcactaagcATTTGGACACTACTTCAAAATGGTGTACACCAGGGGTCGGGAAACGTTTTGGCTAAGAGAGCCATGAAAGccacatattttaaaatgtatctCTTACAGCCATACAATATTTTTTAACACTAAATACAACTAAATGCGTGAATTTTGAAGTAAGACCAACAATTTTACAGTATAATAAACCTCTGAATTCATTCTTTTTAATTATGTTGTTATACTGAAGCTaaccaaaaataaatcaaatatgtcTTACCTTTAATGCGACTTATGGTGATGCATGGTTTTGCTGATGGCTTTGTAGTCTGGTTGATACGTTGTGAGGTTAAGCTTCATGAAGGCGTTGAGGCCTTCATCCCTTAAATGTGATCGTAGGTTGGTCTTGATGTGTTTAAGATGTGAGAACGACTGCTCACATGCATAAGTAGAGCCAAACATGGTCAATACGGCAATATTCACATGCTGCAGTGTTTGGTATGTGACGGGAAGCGCGTTCCAAGTTTTGACAATCAGCTGGTCTGCGGGTTGAAGTCTTTTAATTTCTGTCCACTTGTGTTTGGTCGCAAGCTCCGCTTGCTGTcgtggggttgaactacctgaagggaacattacagatgtgcaggacagttacaaatacctggggatcctacaggcaaatggtaaccacaaggaggcagctaggaggtcagccacaccTACagaggtcctgaaaagtcagctgaatggtaagaataagatccaggccattaTCACCTATGCCCTGCCAGTAGTAAGATACCCCGCTGGCATAGTatcctggccactggaagagaaacaagccactgacatcaagacaaggaagcttcTCACCATGCATGGAGGCTTTCACCCTAAGTGCAgcgtcctgaggctgtacatgaagagaaaggaagggggccaaGGACTAGTAAGTGTTTGAACTACTGTcaaggaggaaacaacaagcctccgagaatacatcaagaagatggcccccactggctggctgctgagtgaatgcctcaggcaacaaaagcccaccaaggaggaggaacctgaagggctatcatggaaggacaagcccatgcatggtaTGTACCATTTataaattgaggaagtggctgatatcgagaaaacataccagtggctgacaaaggccggactgaaagacagcacagaggcactactcatggctgcaaaagaacaggccctgagcaccagagcaatagagaccagggtctaccataccagccAAGACCCAAGGTGCAGGTTGCGTGGAGAAGCCCCTGATGCagtccagcatatcacagcagggtgcaaaatgttagcaggcaaggcatacatggagcggcatattCAGGTGACGGGCATAGTATACatgaacatctgcactgagtatggactggcagtcccagggtccaggtgggagacgcCCCCAAATGTGCtagagaacaagcaggccaagatgcTGTGgaacttccagatccagactgacatgatgatggtggccaaccagcccgACAAGGTGgtggtagataaacaccagaagacagtggtggtgatagatgtagcaatcccgagtgatagcaacataaggaagaaggaatacgagaagctggagaagtaccaagggctgaaggaggagatagagagactgtggggtgtgaaggcaacagtggtcccagtagtgattgggacactaggggcagtaacatccaagctgagtagatggctctaacagataccaggaaccacatcagataTCTCTGTCCAGAAGCGTGCAGTCCTTGGAGCAGCTAAGATCCTACGCAGAATCcacagactcccaggcctctggtagagtacccaagtctgaaggaggcaccacccaggagggCAAGGAAGAAATTTATATGccatattttcacaaccataaggcgcaccgtattaaaaggcgcagtctcagttacgggtgctatttctgtatatAACACATACATAGGTCACATcggcttttcttttcttttttttaatatgtgtACACATGTAGATACATTAATGTGGGTATGTTTATATTCCTTTTGTGCTGTGtacagttattttttttatctctatTTCCGTTATTTACTTCCTCCCATTTTTTTATATTCAGATTTTTTCATGGTTGTGGTGATAATATGATTTTAATCCCAATTATGAGGTTTATTTAAAGGCATATATTATCTAATCTTTTTGGTAGGGGATGATATGCTTGCACCACCAGATGTCACTATGAAGCAGAAGAATTGCTACAACCCTGGTTTGCATTGGCATTAAGTGTACAATTCAAGTGTGTATCGGTCTCAATTTGCACATACTGCTGCAACCTACCAAAAGTAGGTTCATACTTGACCAGTCAAAAATACTTAAAATATTGCCCTTGAAACTAATTCTTCCTGACAgttataaataaatagatgtACTCAAATAAGATAACTGATTTTTTTAAGTTTCTATTTAATATTCTAAGCTGTTGCCAAGGTTCTGTGATGGATATTTAGGGATCCAAATTAACGTTTTTTCCTGAATCCTTCATATTTGACACACTCTACACTAGATTTTTGTAATCTGTTAATATCTAACATGTTATTAAACTAAAGCATGTGATTGATGCTTTTATCGCTTCAaactaaaacacacattttttttattaaacacatttattagttttgtagcaaaaacaaaagaaaaatcagcacCCCAGGATAACAGCTTTTTATGGACAGTCTCCTGGGGGGTGCAACAGTTTCAGTTACAGGACTCACACACAGGGAGCACATGCACTAGCTACTGAAAGATCTTGTGTATGAGGCAAGACATTAGCTGAAGAATAAGACTGACCCACTATTGTAATAAATTCATGTCCTGTGACAACACTGGAGTTCATTTAAAGCAGATCTTTTTTTGGGagtgtattttttatttaatcttaAAAATTGCCACTTTATCTCATTTTGTCAAACTGCTACTTTTAAGTAAAGTTAGAGAACATAAACTCTTTGGTccctttaatgtgttttattcaaTGTGTTAGCATTATTTATTGTTACTAAAATGCAAAGGTGCTGATGAATATTTAGATTCAAACTTCATTAATATAGTGAGGAGGAAACTCTGAGCATATAATGTCCAGCAGATGAAATGGTCACCTATAGATGCTAACATTTAATAACTGTTTAATCCTCAATTACTTCAGAGGATTCAGAAACCACTCTGCCATCTTTGGTTTCAATCATTTTGATAACCACATTCTTTTTGCTCTGGCTGCTGTACCCGCTACCGCCACTGATGCCACTACCACCACTGAAGCTACTACTGCCGTATCCACTGCCGTATCCACTGCCGTATCCACTGCCATATCCACTGGAGTAGGTGCTTGAGTAGCCACTCTTGTCCATAGAAAGACCACCATAGCTTGCTGGTGAAGGAAAAGGCAGACAGTTGTTACATGCGAAATAATTAGAATCGatattaaaaaaatctattcgAGGAGACTGTTCAGCAAATGGTCAAAGGTGACGTACTGCTCTGTTGGGAGATGTTGATAGACTTGATGCCATTTGCcagcctgtcctcctctccctccagcaATTTCCTATAGGTGGCAATCTCAATGTCCAAAGCCAGCTTGACATTCATCAGGTCCTGGTATTCCCTAATTTGGCGAGCCATGTCCTGTTTGGCTCTTTGGAGAGCCTCTTCCAGTTCTCTGATGCGGGATTTTGCATCCTTCACAGCAAGTTCACCCCGCTCTTCTGCCTCGGCAATCTGGGCCTCCAGATTGGCACGCTGAGTAaagatttattcatttgttttgattAAGTTGTTCCAACTGTGGTTACAATAGTGATAGAAttttgaggctttttttttctcacaccTGTCCCTTAACGGCGTCAATTTCAGCAGTCAGTCTCTGAATCATCCTGTTCAGGTCAGCGATCTCTGTCTTGGTAGACCTCAGGTCATCTCCATATCTGGTAGCAGAGGTTTGCATCTCCTCATACTAAATAAAAATTAGCAAAACATGAGATATTGGGAATCCTGTATATCACTGTTTCATACATGTATATTttcaaattaataaaaaaactAATTACCTTGGACTTGTACCAAGTCTCAGCCTCAGCACGTGTTCGGTTAGCAATGTCTTCGTACTGAGCTTTGACTTCAGCCACAATAGAATCCATGTCAAGATTGCGACTGTTGTCCATCTCAACAATGACTGATGTATCTTTGATTTGGCTTTGAAGCTCACGGAGTTcctgaacaaaataaatataaagataTATTTTTAGTCCCTCATATATCAATTCTTGCCCATCCCAAAATTTTTACTGTGATTGTGATTCAGAAAATAACTAAAACATTCAAAGTTATTGAAAAAAAGTGCTTTTgtagggagtgagggaggataAAACAATGTCCAGAATTGATTTTTTAAACATACCTCCTCATAGATTGACCTGAGGAAGTTGATTTCATCTGTCAGACTCTCAAGCTTGGCCTCCAGCTCAACCTTATTCATGTAGGCCTCATCTACATCCTGCAACAACataattatttgtttttctgtgttagAATAGAAACATTGCAACTGACAAATGGATAACATCTATAACAAACAATTGCACACAAGATAGTGTGCTTTTAATTCATACAGGATATTGTGCTTTGTTGATTCATAATCAGGTTAAGAAAACAATATTATTCACCTTCTTGATAAGGACAAAGTCATTCTCACACTCAGTTCGCCTGTTGATTTCATCTTCATACctgggaagaagaaaacattttccaACAGATGTTATTGAGACATTCATCAGGAGTGAAATATCGGACTGAAGATTTTCTACCCTGATGAACGCTAGGAGGCGCAATAAGTCCATCCTAGCTCAATTTGTGTTTGCCGTTGTTTGACCAGGGGCTGAAGTTgagatttttttcctcatgttctTCTCTACACAATGACATGCATCCTTTGTCTATAAGTGACTGACATATATGAGTGTCATCAATGCAGTTGTTTATCTAAGAGATGTGTAAGTGTGTCAGGATCTATGCTTTACATGTTTATAAGGCTGAAGACTGTTGATGACACCTTGCATCTATAAAAAATATTACCCCTAGTCATATGTAACTGAAACATGCTTTCTCAGTGAGGTAAATCCCTGGAGTTTATCTGATGAAAATGGATAGCTGTAAGGATAATGACACATATGGAATGTACATATACCAGTTTGATGATGTTTCTAAAAATCTGCACCCTGTTGGACCTTTCTACACTCACTTGTTCTTAAAATCCTCCACTAGACCCTGCATGTTGTGCAGGTCAGCCTCAAGCTTCATCTTATCATTGCCTAAGCTGTCCAATTGTCTGCGCAGATTGGTGATGTAGGCCTCAAACATGGCATCAATGTTTGAGCGGGTGGTAGTCTGTCCCTGAAGCAGGTTCCACTTGGTCTCCAGCATCTTGTTTTGCTGCTCCAGGAAACGAACCTAAAGTCAGATAACAAAGCAAGAAGACATCTTTAAGTTGTTTGTTAGTGTTGCGACTGTCAGGACAATcaagcatatttacacagaCTAACCCCATTTATATTTGGACTAACAAATTTGTAAAGTCCTTGTCTCTTTTtatcaaagtttttttttattcaacatCCACAAAATCATTCTATGATTCAAAATTTGAATGCAGCTCTTCAATGTGTTTCCAGACTGGCTCTGTTTTTTGAAGGCTGACCTAAAGGTAGTTAACCCTTCTCATGCGTTTTTGTGCCATCAGCTTTCACAGGCAACAAAGACTAATTCCAGGAAGGGGtaaaaagtgtgtgtctgtgtgtgtttgtatgtgcgTGTATGTAAAAGAGTTTgtgtggggtgggaggggttggacGAGGGTGGACCTTTAGGGAGACGTGAAAAGATAAATATTTAACAGTGATAGATGTGATGACataacaatgtgtgtgtgtctatgtgtgtggggggtgcaTGTTACAGACAATAAAGGTAGATATGAGAACCGACAAACACTTTTTATCTATTGTTAAATGGACTAAGAACACAAgatccacacacacccactaaAGTGATAGTGCAGAAGGCCATGCGGTTTGCATTTATGTGAGCTATTAGCACTTTCTTTGTATTTGCATCAAGAGGAGGAGCATATGTGGGGTGTCAACTGGTTCTGGCCAGCATATGATACCACAAGGTCTCTTAAATTATTGACCTAGTGCTCAGTTTTAGTGGCAGAGCAAATGCTGCTAGTAAATTCTTGACTGAATAATTCTACTTCTGCACAAGATGGTTGTGTTAGAATAatagtctttattttttttatattgtaGCTCAATGTCTAATAGGGGGAGTGGGAGAAACTAGAAATGTATAAAGAGCCACACCCAAACTGAAGGGGGGTCTGATCCCAAGGTAACCCTTATCGCAAGCTCTAAATTCCGGCATGACACGCCCATTATTTTctcactccctcactctccTTCCCTTTGTCTTGTTCAGTACACTTATCACTCTTTTCTGTTGATCAACATTTCTTCACTTTAAAAGGGTAACCTAAACAAAAACTGCATGTTTGAACAGCAAATTTTTATGAAGCCCTTATTAGGTTATTGCTGCAGTTTGAAAGTCACAAACACTCACCTTGTCAATGAACGAGGCAAATCGGTTGTTCAGGCTCTTGATTTGGTCTTTCTCCTGGGTGCGGACAGCCTGGATGGTAGGATCAATCTCAAGATTTAGGGGGGCTAAGAGACTCCTGTTAACGGTCACTGCAGTGATGGGGGCTTGGGAAAC
This genomic window from Takifugu rubripes chromosome 3, fTakRub1.2, whole genome shotgun sequence contains:
- the LOC101066100 gene encoding keratin, type II cytoskeletal 8-like, which translates into the protein MASYRTTSYTVKSSSAPRTFSSSSYAGPSISRKSYSVQSSSGGGSRGFGGLTASSAYGLGSSMSGFGMGGGFGGGMVSQAPITAVTVNRSLLAPLNLEIDPTIQAVRTQEKDQIKSLNNRFASFIDKVRFLEQQNKMLETKWNLLQGQTTTRSNIDAMFEAYITNLRRQLDSLGNDKMKLEADLHNMQGLVEDFKNKYEDEINRRTECENDFVLIKKDVDEAYMNKVELEAKLESLTDEINFLRSIYEEELRELQSQIKDTSVIVEMDNSRNLDMDSIVAEVKAQYEDIANRTRAEAETWYKSKYEEMQTSATRYGDDLRSTKTEIADLNRMIQRLTAEIDAVKGQRANLEAQIAEAEERGELAVKDAKSRIRELEEALQRAKQDMARQIREYQDLMNVKLALDIEIATYRKLLEGEEDRLANGIKSINISQQSTSYGGLSMDKSGYSSTYSSGYGSGYGSGYGSGYGSSSFSGGSGISGGSGYSSQSKKNVVIKMIETKDGRVVSESSEVIED